The Globicephala melas chromosome 20, mGloMel1.2, whole genome shotgun sequence genome contains a region encoding:
- the WNT9B gene encoding protein Wnt-9b has translation MDRGGLGARDVLWGPLRQCEGAFLESSPGQTRAQYGLKLLLTGREVLTPFPGLGTAPAPAQGGAHLKQCDLLKLSRRQKQLCRREPGLAETLQDAAHLSLLECQFQFRHERWNCSLEGRTGLLKRGFKETAFLYAVSSAALTHTLARACSAGRMERCTCDDSPGLESRQAWQWGVCGDNLKYSTKFLNNFLGPKRGSKDLRARVDAHNTHVGIKAVKSGLRTTCKCHGVSGSCAVRTCWKQLSPFRETGQVLKLRHDSAVKVSSATNEALGRLELWAPARAGSSTRGPAPRPGDLVYMEDSPSFCRPSKYSPGTAGRVCSREASCSSLCCGRGYDTQSRLVAFSCHCQVQWCCYVECQQCVQEELVYTCKH, from the exons ATGGACAGAGGGGGTCTGGGGGCGCGGGAT GTCCTATGGGGGCCCCTGAGGCAGTGTGAGGGGGCCTTTTTGGAGAGCAGCCCTGGGCAGACCAGGGCCCAGTATGGCCTGAAGCTCCT CCTAACCGGGCGGGAGGTCCTGACACCCTTCCCGGGTCTGGGCACCGCCCCTGCCCCAGCACAGGGTGGGGCCCACCTGAAGCAGTGTGACCTCCTGAAGCTGTCCCGCCGGCAGAAGCAGCTCTGCCGGCGGGAGCCAGGCCTGGCTGAGACCCTGCAGGATGCCGCACACCTCAGCCTGCTCGAGTGCCAGTTCCAGTTCCGGCATGAGCGCTGGAACTGCAGCCTAGAGGGGAGGACGGGGCTGCTCAAGAGAG GTTTCAAGGAGACGGCCTTCCTGTACGCGGTGTCCTCGGCCGCCCTCACGCACACTCTGGCCCGGGCCTGCAGCGCCGGGCGCATGGAGCGTTGCACCTGTGATGACTCTCCGGGCCTGGAGAGCCGGCAGGCCTGGCAGTGGGGCGTGTGCGGCGACAACCTCAAGTACAGCACCAAATTCCTGAACAACTTCCTGGGGCCCAAGAGAGGAAGCAAAGACCTGCGGGCACGGGTAGATGCCCACAACACCCACGTGGGCATCAAG GCCGTGAAGAGTGGCCTCAGGACCACGTGTAAGTGCCACGGCGTGTCGGGCTCCTGCGCCGTGCGCACCTGCTGGAAGCAGCTCTCCCCGTTCCGCGAGACAGGCCAGGTGTTAAAGCTGCGCCACGACTCAGCCGTCAAGGTGTCCAGCGCCACCAACGAGGCCTTGGGCCGCCTGGAGCTGTGGGCACCGGCCAGAGCAGGCAGCTCCACCAGGGGCCCGGCCCCACGGCCCGGGGACCTGGTCTACATGGAGGACTCACCCAGCTTCTGCCGGCCCAGCAAGTACTCGCCCGGCACAGCGGGCAGGGTGTGCTCCCGGGAGGCCAGCTGCAGCAGCCTGTGCTGCGGGCGGGGCTATGACACCCAGAGCCGCCTGGTGGCCTTCTCCTGCCACTGCCAGGTGCAGTGGTGTTGCTACGTGGAGTGCCAGCAGTGCGTGCAGGAGGAGCTTGTGTACACCTGTAAGCATTAG